The Candidatus Methylomirabilota bacterium genome includes a window with the following:
- a CDS encoding ABC transporter substrate-binding protein: MAERWQDEPWARDMWWSGKTTRRRFLGVSAAAAGALGATVPVPAPWRQAFGRARPYRIGTMQPLSGASAVGGKTALVGTQLAVDRINRAGGVNGRPIELLIADYESKADVGRRKAEKLALEDKVDAHQGGFMSNVCLACMPVWEEHTIVNMIGVCLDTTITTTRCSRYTFRPFDYAPAQAVAFAPYLVGKLGKRWHIVYQDYAFGQSARDAYVEQIKRAGGEVVGGTGIPLGTADMTAFLAQISGNFDGLFFVFAGKDAVTVGNQAYDLGLPKKYRWAGDGSIAESTNLPALGGKIEGFVGQNRYLPVFEGPLNTPSHRKFFDEAVVALKKIDPSGPLPDRFVQSNFESMNFLRLGIQKSGFRGREDSSKLVEALEGMEVKEGDDFPQGDKTLRKEDHQAFIRQFIFEMRGGKHRILQVVPKEKTVVPAACRFA; the protein is encoded by the coding sequence ATGGCCGAGCGCTGGCAGGACGAGCCCTGGGCGAGGGACATGTGGTGGAGCGGCAAGACGACGCGACGCAGATTTCTCGGCGTCTCCGCGGCCGCCGCGGGAGCGCTCGGCGCGACGGTCCCCGTGCCGGCACCGTGGCGGCAGGCCTTCGGCCGGGCCAGGCCCTATCGGATCGGCACCATGCAGCCGCTCTCCGGCGCCTCGGCGGTCGGCGGCAAGACGGCGCTGGTCGGCACCCAGCTCGCGGTGGACCGCATCAACCGCGCGGGGGGCGTCAACGGCCGGCCGATCGAGCTCCTGATCGCCGACTACGAGTCCAAGGCCGACGTCGGCCGCCGCAAGGCGGAGAAGCTCGCCCTCGAGGACAAGGTGGACGCCCACCAGGGCGGCTTCATGTCGAACGTCTGCCTCGCGTGCATGCCGGTCTGGGAGGAGCACACGATCGTCAACATGATCGGCGTCTGCCTCGACACGACGATCACCACGACGCGCTGCAGCCGGTACACCTTCCGCCCCTTCGACTACGCGCCCGCCCAGGCCGTCGCCTTCGCGCCCTATCTCGTGGGCAAGCTCGGCAAGCGCTGGCACATCGTCTATCAGGACTACGCGTTTGGCCAGTCGGCGCGCGACGCGTACGTGGAGCAGATCAAGCGCGCGGGCGGCGAGGTGGTGGGCGGCACCGGCATCCCGCTCGGCACCGCGGACATGACGGCGTTCCTCGCCCAGATCAGCGGCAACTTCGACGGTCTCTTCTTCGTCTTCGCGGGCAAGGACGCCGTGACGGTCGGCAACCAGGCCTACGACCTCGGGCTCCCGAAGAAGTACCGGTGGGCCGGCGACGGCTCGATCGCCGAGTCCACGAACCTGCCGGCGCTCGGGGGCAAGATCGAGGGCTTCGTCGGCCAGAACCGCTACCTGCCGGTGTTCGAGGGGCCGCTGAACACGCCCTCCCACCGGAAGTTCTTCGACGAGGCCGTGGTGGCCTTGAAGAAGATCGACCCGTCGGGCCCGCTCCCCGACCGCTTCGTCCAGTCGAACTTCGAGTCGATGAACTTCCTGAGGCTCGGCATCCAGAAGTCGGGCTTCCGCGGCCGCGAGGACTCGTCGAAGCTCGTCGAGGCGCTCGAGGGGATGGAGGTCAAGGAGGGGGACGACTTCCCGCAGGGCGACAAGACCCTCCGCAAGGAGGACCACCAGGCCTTCATCCGGCAGTTCATCTTCGAGATGCGGGGCGGCAAGCACCGGATCCTCCAGGTGGTGCCGAAGGAGAAGACCGTCGTCCCCGCCGCCTGCCGGTTCGCGTAG
- a CDS encoding dihydrodipicolinate synthase family protein, producing the protein MVKFSGVMPANVLPFKADLSIDEGAYRKHLRWLADARGVTGIVANGHAAEVSSLSREERRRALAIALDEVGAQCPVVAGVYSDGTQEAVELARDAKTAGAAGVLVFPPTLFMWGAQQKPDMALRHFGEIAEKADLPIIVFEYPPDSGIGYTPETLAKLAEIPQVAAVKDWSNEIVAFERNLRSLRATGRPVAMLSAFTMSLMATFLLGADGAISGMGSVTADLQAELFDACQKGDLEGARRINDRLDPLVRVFYAPPFVDMHNRMKEALVLLERIPAAHVRPPLTPVSAAEREAIRKALAAAGLLGGATPTTRHPGGR; encoded by the coding sequence ATGGTGAAGTTCTCGGGCGTCATGCCGGCGAACGTCCTGCCCTTCAAGGCCGACCTCTCGATCGACGAGGGCGCGTACCGGAAGCACCTCCGCTGGCTCGCCGACGCGCGCGGCGTCACCGGGATCGTCGCCAACGGCCACGCCGCGGAGGTCTCGTCGCTCTCCCGCGAGGAGCGCCGGCGCGCGCTCGCGATCGCGCTGGACGAGGTCGGCGCCCAGTGTCCGGTCGTCGCGGGCGTCTATTCGGACGGCACGCAGGAGGCGGTCGAGCTCGCCCGCGACGCCAAGACGGCGGGCGCGGCCGGCGTCCTCGTCTTCCCGCCGACGCTCTTCATGTGGGGCGCCCAGCAGAAGCCCGACATGGCCCTCCGCCACTTCGGGGAGATCGCCGAGAAGGCGGACCTGCCGATCATCGTCTTCGAGTACCCGCCGGACTCCGGTATCGGCTACACCCCCGAGACTCTCGCGAAGCTCGCGGAAATTCCGCAAGTGGCCGCGGTCAAGGACTGGTCGAACGAGATCGTCGCCTTCGAGCGAAATCTGCGTTCGCTGCGCGCCACGGGCCGTCCGGTCGCGATGCTCTCGGCGTTCACGATGTCGCTCATGGCCACCTTCCTGCTCGGCGCCGACGGCGCGATCTCCGGCATGGGCAGCGTCACCGCCGACCTCCAGGCCGAGCTGTTCGACGCCTGCCAGAAGGGTGACCTCGAGGGCGCGCGCCGGATCAACGACCGGCTCGACCCGCTCGTGCGGGTCTTCTACGCGCCGCCGTTCGTGGACATGCACAACCGGATGAAGGAGGCGCTCGTGCTCCTCGAGCGCATCCCGGCGGCGCACGTCCGCCCGCCGCTCACCCCGGTGAGCGCGGCCGAGCGCGAGGCGATCAGGAAGGCGCTCGCCGCCGCCGGACTCCTCGGCGGAGCGACGCCCACGACACGACACCCCGGAGGACGCTGA
- a CDS encoding isochorismatase family cysteine hydrolase translates to MSDDRRETFDRVLRLEPGRTALLVVDMQRGFLRPGEAMEVAPARECVPRIRSLLDTFRAKRLPVVFTEFVYSEAAPLLVGELHPEHRPARPGAPIGFGRPSSACLEGTPSAETVEELRPAPGELVVRKRWYDGFAGTPLDGALRARGVTSLVVTGTMTDICVLATVIGAFSREYRVTVAEDGVATLWPEIQRATLDIIGRAYGRVVTAKEISDEVSRW, encoded by the coding sequence GTGAGCGATGATCGGCGCGAGACGTTCGACCGCGTCCTGCGCCTCGAGCCCGGCAGGACGGCGCTCCTCGTCGTGGACATGCAGCGCGGCTTCCTCCGGCCCGGCGAGGCGATGGAGGTCGCGCCCGCGCGCGAGTGCGTGCCGCGGATCCGCTCGCTGCTCGACACCTTCCGCGCGAAGCGCCTGCCGGTCGTCTTCACCGAATTCGTGTACTCCGAGGCGGCGCCGCTCCTCGTCGGCGAGCTCCACCCCGAGCACAGGCCCGCGAGGCCGGGGGCGCCGATCGGATTCGGCCGGCCCTCGTCGGCGTGCCTCGAGGGAACGCCGAGCGCCGAGACGGTGGAGGAGCTCAGGCCGGCGCCGGGCGAGCTGGTCGTCAGGAAGCGCTGGTACGACGGCTTCGCGGGGACGCCCCTCGACGGCGCCCTGCGCGCGCGCGGCGTGACCTCCCTCGTGGTGACGGGCACCATGACCGACATCTGTGTGCTCGCCACGGTGATCGGCGCGTTCAGCCGCGAGTACCGGGTGACCGTGGCCGAGGACGGGGTGGCAACGCTCTGGCCCGAGATCCAGCGCGCGACTCTTGATATCATCGGGCGTGCCTACGGCCGCGTCGTCACGGCCAAGGAAATCTCCGACGAGGTGTCGCGATGGTGA
- a CDS encoding TIGR03619 family F420-dependent LLM class oxidoreductase, protein MIQWGLALKNFVGPSETPDVDAILAYAERAEALGFESLWAWDHVILGVEPAFPILDAVGILTAIAARTRRIKLGTGVMVLPLRNPTVAAKALGTLDAVSKGRLILGVAAGWYAREFDAVGVPFKQRGRLFERNLEILTRLWTEDRVTLQADEFNLRDAVMRPRTVQRPRPPILIGGYVDAVLKRVATKSDGWLTYFYTPESYRKAWEKIEGFAREAGRDPKTLTGTNQLAIYVGRSRAETEAPMRRWLETEWDVAAWSESTIEHAIRGSVEECVAQLRAHAATGVDRLILIPYRYEREQVELIAREILPRLA, encoded by the coding sequence ATGATCCAGTGGGGCCTGGCCCTCAAGAACTTCGTCGGCCCCAGCGAGACGCCCGACGTGGACGCGATCCTCGCCTACGCGGAGCGCGCCGAGGCGCTCGGGTTCGAGTCCCTCTGGGCGTGGGACCACGTGATCCTCGGCGTCGAGCCCGCGTTCCCGATCCTCGACGCGGTGGGGATCCTGACGGCGATCGCGGCGCGCACGCGCCGGATCAAGCTCGGCACGGGCGTCATGGTCCTGCCGCTCCGGAACCCCACCGTGGCCGCGAAGGCGCTCGGAACGCTCGACGCCGTCTCCAAGGGACGGCTGATCCTCGGCGTCGCGGCCGGCTGGTACGCGCGCGAGTTCGACGCGGTGGGCGTGCCCTTCAAGCAGCGCGGCCGGCTCTTCGAGCGGAACCTCGAGATCCTGACGCGGCTCTGGACCGAGGACCGCGTGACCCTCCAGGCGGACGAGTTCAACCTGCGTGACGCCGTGATGCGTCCCCGGACGGTCCAGCGGCCCCGTCCGCCGATCCTCATCGGCGGCTACGTCGACGCGGTGCTCAAGCGCGTGGCGACCAAGAGCGACGGCTGGCTCACCTACTTCTACACGCCCGAGAGCTACCGGAAGGCGTGGGAGAAGATCGAGGGCTTCGCCCGCGAGGCCGGGCGTGATCCCAAGACGCTCACGGGCACGAACCAGCTCGCCATCTACGTCGGCCGCTCGCGCGCGGAGACCGAGGCGCCGATGCGCCGCTGGCTCGAGACCGAGTGGGACGTCGCGGCGTGGAGCGAGTCCACGATCGAGCACGCGATCCGCGGGAGCGTCGAGGAGTGCGTGGCGCAGCTCCGCGCCCACGCGGCGACCGGTGTCGACCGCCTCATCCTGATCCCCTACCGGTACGAGCGCGAGCAGGTCGAGCTGATCGCGCGCGAGATCCTCCCGAGGCTCGCGTGA
- a CDS encoding CoA-transferase: MASRQLRDDTTVFAGVGVPLLAAALAKQRHAPRLTLVIEGGIIGPEIAPGRLPISTNEMRAGRRAQMLPGITDAFLFAQRGFVDVGFMGGAQIDQYGNINTTAIGDYWKPTVRLPGTGGANDIASLCREVIIVTAHEKRRFVPRVAFVTSPAWLAGDGARRAAGLLFGGVSRVVTTLGLLGFDPETKRMRIEATHPGVSVDDIQANTGFELGRAPTIETTEPPSADELEMLRALDPERRFLG; this comes from the coding sequence ATGGCCTCGCGCCAGCTCCGCGACGACACGACCGTCTTCGCGGGCGTCGGCGTCCCGCTCCTGGCGGCGGCCCTCGCCAAGCAGCGGCACGCGCCGCGGCTCACGCTGGTGATCGAGGGCGGGATCATCGGGCCCGAGATCGCCCCGGGCCGGCTCCCGATCTCGACGAACGAGATGCGCGCGGGCCGGCGGGCGCAGATGCTGCCCGGCATCACGGACGCCTTCCTCTTCGCCCAGCGCGGCTTCGTGGACGTCGGGTTCATGGGCGGCGCGCAGATCGACCAGTACGGCAACATCAACACCACGGCGATCGGCGACTACTGGAAGCCGACGGTGAGATTGCCTGGGACCGGCGGAGCCAACGACATCGCCTCGCTCTGCCGCGAGGTCATCATCGTCACCGCGCACGAGAAACGCCGCTTCGTCCCGCGCGTCGCGTTCGTCACGAGCCCGGCGTGGCTCGCCGGCGACGGCGCGCGGCGCGCCGCGGGCCTCCTCTTCGGCGGCGTCTCGCGCGTCGTCACGACGCTCGGGCTCCTCGGCTTCGACCCGGAGACAAAGCGCATGCGGATCGAGGCGACGCACCCCGGCGTCTCCGTCGACGACATCCAGGCGAACACCGGCTTCGAGCTCGGCCGGGCGCCGACGATCGAGACCACCGAGCCGCCGTCGGCCGACGAGCTCGAGATGCTGCGCGCGCTCGATCCCGAGCGCAGGTTCCTCGGCTAG
- a CDS encoding CoA-transferase produces the protein MEAKAKSAGAKLTTVEDAAARVKDGDHVAVGGCLFSRTPMALVREVLRQRRRGLTLARNLTCTEGEFLMAAGAVERIVTAWMSIGLPWGVSKVMRHYVESGKVALEEWSHLALGLRFRAGAMGVPFLPALTMLGSDLMAVGGTKTLQDPYTGETLAAVPALFPDVALLHVHRADRFGNCQIDGYPHMDADIARAAATVVVTTEEIVSDEETRRHPDRTVIPGFLVDALVLVPFGSFPHECYGLYEADFDHFAEYTAAIDAEGPQAVAGYLERYAYAPPTFADYLDLFGGERLARQVRRARELTVDA, from the coding sequence ATCGAGGCGAAGGCGAAGTCGGCGGGCGCGAAGCTCACGACGGTCGAGGACGCCGCCGCGCGCGTCAAGGACGGCGACCACGTCGCGGTGGGCGGCTGCCTCTTCTCGCGCACGCCGATGGCGCTCGTGCGCGAGGTGCTCCGCCAGCGACGGCGCGGGCTCACGCTCGCGCGCAACCTCACCTGCACCGAGGGCGAGTTCCTCATGGCCGCGGGCGCCGTGGAGCGCATCGTCACCGCGTGGATGTCGATCGGGCTCCCCTGGGGCGTCTCGAAGGTCATGCGCCACTACGTCGAGTCGGGGAAGGTCGCCCTCGAGGAGTGGAGCCACCTGGCCCTCGGCCTCCGCTTCCGCGCCGGGGCGATGGGCGTGCCGTTTCTCCCCGCGCTCACGATGCTGGGCTCCGATCTCATGGCGGTCGGCGGGACGAAGACGCTCCAGGACCCCTACACGGGCGAGACCCTCGCCGCGGTCCCCGCGCTCTTTCCCGACGTCGCGCTCCTCCACGTCCATCGCGCCGATCGCTTCGGCAACTGCCAGATCGACGGCTACCCCCACATGGACGCCGACATCGCGCGGGCGGCGGCGACGGTCGTCGTGACCACGGAGGAGATCGTCTCCGACGAGGAGACGCGGCGTCATCCCGACCGCACCGTCATCCCGGGCTTTCTGGTGGACGCGCTCGTTCTGGTCCCCTTCGGCTCGTTCCCCCACGAGTGCTACGGCCTCTACGAGGCGGACTTCGACCACTTCGCCGAGTACACGGCCGCGATCGACGCCGAGGGCCCGCAGGCGGTCGCCGGCTATCTCGAGCGCTACGCGTACGCGCCGCCGACCTTCGCCGACTACCTCGACCTCTTCGGCGGCGAGCGCCTCGCCCGCCAGGTGCGGCGCGCGCGTGAATTGACGGTCGACGCGTGA